One Aegilops tauschii subsp. strangulata cultivar AL8/78 chromosome 7, Aet v6.0, whole genome shotgun sequence genomic window carries:
- the LOC109736564 gene encoding uncharacterized protein isoform X1 translates to MEIHSAPHRLMMVLGSCSILHLLLRCHLLTLFLQRYMLNSASADEVTGKSSADGTANSSSGTSSNLSLDALAKAKKALQLKKELSAKLKRLPVSEAAAKKVFVDAKVAHYWDLAVNFSEDSS, encoded by the exons ATGGAGATCCACAGCGCGCCGCACCGCCTAAT GATGGTGCTCGGCAGCTGCTCAATTCTGCACCTGCTGTTGCGGTGCCATCTGCTGACCCTGTTCCTTCAAAGGTATATGCTCAATTCTGCATCTGCTGACGAAGTTACTGGAAAATCTAGTGCAGATGGAACTGCAAATTCATCCTCTGGCACAAGTAGCAACTTAAGTCTTGATGCTTTAGCGAAAGCTAAAAAGGCTTTGCAACTGAAGAAGGAATTATCAGCAAAACTCAAGAGATTACCTGTG AGTGAGGCTGCTGCCAAGAAGGTGTTCGTAGATGCTAAAGTTGCACACTACTGGGACCTGGCTGTCAACTTCTCGGAAGATTCGTCTTGA
- the LOC109736564 gene encoding uncharacterized protein isoform X2, translated as MEIHSAPHRLMMVLGSCSILHLLLRCHLLTLFLQSADGTANSSSGTSSNLSLDALAKAKKALQLKKELSAKLKRLPVSEAAAKKVFVDAKVAHYWDLAVNFSEDSS; from the exons ATGGAGATCCACAGCGCGCCGCACCGCCTAAT GATGGTGCTCGGCAGCTGCTCAATTCTGCACCTGCTGTTGCGGTGCCATCTGCTGACCCTGTTCCTTCAAAG TGCAGATGGAACTGCAAATTCATCCTCTGGCACAAGTAGCAACTTAAGTCTTGATGCTTTAGCGAAAGCTAAAAAGGCTTTGCAACTGAAGAAGGAATTATCAGCAAAACTCAAGAGATTACCTGTG AGTGAGGCTGCTGCCAAGAAGGTGTTCGTAGATGCTAAAGTTGCACACTACTGGGACCTGGCTGTCAACTTCTCGGAAGATTCGTCTTGA